One Hemibagrus wyckioides isolate EC202008001 linkage group LG09, SWU_Hwy_1.0, whole genome shotgun sequence DNA segment encodes these proteins:
- the vrk1 gene encoding serine/threonine-protein kinase VRK1 — MPPKAKAAGKAKAPAKRKLAEEFPPGEVLTDTAKKSWKLGKPVGQGGFGLLYLASDDTSKAVGDNAPYVIKVEPSDNGPLFSELKFYMRAAKPELIGAWIKSRKLKYLGVPKYWGSGLHEKGGKRYRFMVMDRFGTDLQKKFEESGKKFPRKLVLQLGLRLLDILEYIHDHEYVHADVKASNLLLSHKNPNQVYLVDYGLAYRFSPEGVPKEYKEDPKRCHDGTIEFTSIDAHHGVSPSRRGDLEILGYCMIQWLCSRLPWEDKLQNPVYVRDSKIRCRNNIREFIKSCFSAGQEPDEMIKFMEEVKTLGYTDKPDYAKLRSVLQQGLKSIGSTDDDKLDFTVAVSGAGPSSVKTPKRKKVADKETANDETDSTPAKKRRPAQKKEVNGVKKTAAKKSSPKRLVDSGTQTSPAVAVKRGRGRPKKTA, encoded by the exons ATGCCACCCAAAGCCAAAGCAGCCGGTAAAGCCAAAGCGCCAGCGAAGAGGAAGCTAGCTGAGGAGTTTCCCCCCGGAGAGGTTCTGACGGACACGGCGAAGAAAAGCTGGAAGCTCGGGAAGCCTGTTGGTCAGGGAGGCTTTGGCCTGTTGTATCTGG CAAGCGACGATACGTCAAAGGCTGTCGGTGACAATGCGCCATACGTCATCAAAGTG GAGCCGAGTGATAACGGCCCTCTCTTCTCTGAGCTGAAGTTTTACATGCGAGCTGCCAAACCTGAGCTAA TCGGAGCTTGGATAAAGTCACGGAAACTGAAATACTTAGGGGTGCCAAAATATTGGGGCTCAGGACTTCACGAGAAAGGTGGAAAGAG GTACAGGTTCATGGTCATGGACCGATTCGGGACGGATCTGCAGAAGAAGTTTGAGGAAAGCGGAAAGAAGTTTCCACGGAAGTTGGTTCTTCAGCTTGGACTCAGACTT CTCGACATCCTCGAGTACATTCACGATCACGAATACGTCCACGCCGACGTTAAAGCCTCCAACCTGCTTCTTTCCCATAAGAACCCCAACCAG GTTTACTTGGTGGATTACGGGCTGGCCTACAGATTCTCGCCGGAAGGCGTGCCGAAGGAATACAAAGAAGACCCAAAGAGATGCCACGATGGGACCATCGAGTTCACCAGCATTGACGCGCATCatggagttt CTCCCTCCAGAAGAGGCGACCTCGAAATCCTGGGTTACTGCATGATCCAGTGGCTGTGCAGCCGCCTGCCCTGGGAGGATAAGCTCCAAAACCCGGTTTATGTCAGGGACTCGAAAATACG ATGTCGCAACAATATCAGAGAGTTCATAAAGAGCTGTTTCTCCGCAGGACAAGAACCAG ACGAAATGATAAAGTTCATGGAGGAGGTGAAGACGCTGGGCTACACGGACAAACCCGACTACGCCAAACTACGCAGCGTTTTGCAGCAGGGATTGAAAAGCATCGGCTCCACAGATGACGACAAGCTGGACTTCACGGTGGCCGTGTCCGGCGCTGGGCCGTCCTCGGTCAAG actcctaaGCGGAAGAAAGTCGCAGATAAAGAGACGGCTAATGACGAGACCGATAGCACCCCTGCGAAGAAGAGACGTCCGGCTCAGAAGAAGG AAGTGAACGGAGTAAAGAAGACGGCCGCGAAGAAGTCCAGTCCGAAGCGCCTCGTCGACTCGGGAACTCAGACGTCCCCGGCAGTGGCGGTGAAGAGAGGCAGAGGCAGGCCCAAAAAGACCGCATAG